In Danio aesculapii chromosome 17, fDanAes4.1, whole genome shotgun sequence, the sequence TCCATATGAAGGAAAGGTGTCACCAAGCAAAGTGGCGGAGGTTGCTAAGCGACTGTATTCTATGGGCTGCTATGAGGTTTCATTGGGTGACACCATTGGAGTGGGCACTCCGGGCGGCATGACGGAGATGCTGAACGCTGTGAAGAAAGAGCTTCCTGTGGAGGCTTTAGCAGTTCACTGTCATGACACTTATGGACAAGCACTGGCAAACATACTTGTGGCATTACAGGTATGTGGAATGATGGCTGTCGTGATGGAAAAttcatatttgtattgttttattgtctgAGACATACTCTTATATACCTTTTTCCACATGTCGCTACTGTGGGTTGCACTTCCAGTTTTATAAGAACTGACACAAATCGTTTTACATAATAAGATTGTTGTGAACACTGAGTGAGAGCTTTTGACGCTTTGCACCCGATAGCCATTGGAAAAAAGAGCTTCAACAcaaaaatggcattcagactcaaaCCTTTATATTCAGTCTCCTTCACCTTCAcaaaaattacaatacaaaataaaagtaaacgaTATGTAAAAGTATAACATTTCAGGGGAAGAGCTGCGCACGTGCTCCTTTCTCTCTTTTATCACACACGCAGACTGACTCCCACAGCGCACGCACTGGGGGAACTCTTAAACTAGGGCAACATGCATAATGTTGTATATACACATAGTAATGGCCATTACAAGGTACGTCTTTGATATGTTTTTGACATGAAAATATTGttatactgaaaaataaaacataggATCAACTTAAATTATTGGTACATCAacaataattaaagtttttttactgaaaactaataaattaagttgaacaaacATTGTTTTGGTGTAAATAAGTTGATGTAATTTAAGTTTTCATATTTTTACAATGTGCACTTGATCTTTTTAATGTGACAGCTCTTTTTTTTAGTTCACTGTGTTTTGTTCCTCAAGGTTATTTTCTCTTTTACCATTCAGTACAGTAGAATTGATCATGTATGTAATGATCCTACAGAAAGATTTGTTTCAGGATTTTGGGATTTTTCACGATCTGCTGAAAGTAATTTGTTAATTGTAATAATTTGCTTTTTAATATTCGATGGATGAACTATGAGAAGAATAATGACATTTTACTATTCCGTTTTTACACTTTACTTGTTTACAGTTACATAAGTTGGGGAAGAAAGATGGATGCTGTAATTAGAAACAGTACATACACGCTTTGCATGCATAAGATGTTTTCTGAGTTGATTaaattttgaaactacatattaAGCAatgatggaaagagtactgaaaaagcatacctaagtaaaagtaccattactacaaaaataaatgtgtaattcaACGTATACATTAAACAGGTTATCAACTGGTGTAGAGAGAAAGGGGAATTATTTATTACTAATAAcgaataaaaattatatatcgATATATGTACCACTAGTTTTACATTTTCGtcattagtttaatattaaacagataattcacccaaaaaaagacAATTAACTCACCATTTATTCTGttttgtggttttaaaccttcatgaatttcgtttttctgttgaacacaaaagaagatattttgaagaaagctgaaaacatgtaaccattcacttgcatagtaggaaaaacaaatacaatggaagagggtggttacaggtttccagctttcttcaaaatatctcaaacATGTTTgacaagtaaataagtaaatagttaGTAAATTATGACCAGTGTTGGAAAgggtactgaaaaatcatactctagTGAAAGTGCCATTACTTACCCTAAAATgttgtgcaagtagagtaaaagtatctgttgtaaatattactttaagtatgagttaaaagtagacctttcaaaagtactcgtagtgagtattacactgtaaaaagctgatgcattgaCATGTAATTTgtcaatgtgtgtaaacgtaatattctgtagttcatttagttattgctcagcaggcacacaatgacACACagaagacgttaatattaggttagatttaggtagtGACGTCAGgttaccaaaattcaatgtctagccagcatctgaggacaactttattttgattttcaaTAACGACGTTAAATGACAttgttatttggttgattttaggttgtgttagaaagtgaccaaaatccaacgtctagccaacatcttaaactaacgtcatgtactgacatttattcgtcaggtatggcaaccaaaatccaacgtctgatagacatcattgtggtaacgtccacacaacatcaagctgtaacatcattagaggttgattttaggtttgacgTTGGACATCGATTTcgacctgacgttgagttctgacaacaacccaattttcatttccaaacaaaatgcaacctccccacgacgttggggtgcaatgtcaatctgatgtcattgTTGACGTCTTATGCCTGCTGGGTGTTGAAGGCCCTTTcgttcatcatacagtaaacatcagtcatcttctcatctgtgacatgcatctaaacagtctctgggtcaattcgtgtaaagattttaaacattttcttttggaaacttttaatgtttccaaacagtttgctgcaattgtaAATCACCAAAGTCTTGAGGgagttcagtatgatgtgatttacattctgtgtgatttgattggacagaaatcacagcactgatttttctaatcctgatagacaggaaaaaatgaagtagtgactgcaggttgaaggaaagtagtggagtaaaagtaccgatactgctctaaaaatgtactcaagggaaagtataagtacacatttttaaatgacttGGTAAATTACAGTTCCTGAGAATAACTACtccattacagtagtttgagtatttgtaatttgttactttacaccactgcatttaAGTATGACATGTCGTCTCTTTTTTCCTGTTTTGTTTTCTAGAATGGGGTAAGTGTCGTGGACTCGTCTGTTGCAGGGCTTGGTGGCTGTCCGTATGCCCAAGGGGCCTCTGGGAATGTGGCAACTGAAGATGTGGTCTATATGCTGCATGGACTGGGAATCCATACTGTAAGTCCTAGTTTACCAGGCACCACATTAAGGAACTCATGTGTCTTGCGGTTTAATTGCAAAATTTAACTATAAAAAAGGTTTGCATGTGTTTAAGGCCTGTTTCTGTGTAAACATTAGCCAGTTTAAAGCTTTCAGGTGTAAGAAATGATCAAATTTGCAGTTTTAACAGAGATTGATTGTATTTAACTTGTACATTGAAAgctatacagtattttttttttttacatttttttacatactGTTGGACTCCCCAGAAATacacaaagcactgtttatttaatttgctttttCATTCCTTTGTGCTTAAGCTTGTTATTTGTGTATCaattattatgtttgtttgattaattattaattacatttgtgTATAAATTATGTCAAAATGCCAGTTTTTCCAGAATTAGTTTTAAACATTCTAACAAAAACCAGATTTAATGACTGGACACTTGAAAATGGTGCAGCTGTAATGTGCACTACTGTTCTAGAGTTTGAGGTCAGAAAGATGAACTGTTGCTGAGAGGAAGTCTCTAAGGATGCGCGTCTATCAAAGAGTATTTGTGCAGCTGAAAATGTCAGCCCCCTCTTCTAAAAACGCTCCGCTGTGAGTGCTTCTCCAACTGTCAGTGCATGTAAAAACTGCAGAGCGATCAGATGTTTATGTAATATGGATGCTCAACATTCTAAAATATGCTAATCTTCCATCCCAACAACTTACAAAATATATACACTTGTCTTTGGGAGAAAAGCTTCAGTGAACACACACCCTAATGCTCATCAGTGTAGTAAAGACAATACTGTTGTATAAtagatttacaataaaaaaacacctacatttattatgtaatttattcctCTATGGTTAAAACCATATTCATTTATGGCGCTCTTACTGTATCTAAAAGCGTTTGAGCTTGGTCATGTTTGCCTACTTCCAGAGGTGGTGAATTGGTAAACTCTTGTGGTTCACAACACGcaagtgaaaaaaaaaccctgccatttaaaaaaaaaaaaaaaaaaagatatatgttTGCCACATTAATATGCTTTTACTCTTAGTCTTGAtgactgaccccaaacctttggtGTCTAGAAAGGAAAAGATTTGTTAATGACAAAAAGCTAATGTTAATTAACTCCTCTACCTTTTTATATTGTAACTTGGTGATCATTTTAGTGCATGAGAACCTGAAAAACTCATTTTAACTCGCGTAATTAACTAAAAGTCATCTGAATCTAGtggaaaacatattaaatgtgaaggttttctttttaaatgtgtcttTTGGATGTACAACTAACTAATAGTCTTAGGACTTGTAGCACTCTGTTGATCAAGCTGTTGATTGTGTGTTTTAGGGAGTGGATCTGCCCAGACTGTTGGACGCCGGTTCATTCATCTGTCATTCACTCAACAGAAGGACCAATTCAAAAGTAGCTCAGGCCTCCTGCAAGCTCTGAAGTCTGCTTCTCTTCTTGGACATCACAGTACCCTTACGGTACCATTTTGTCACACTAACCTCTTAGCACACAGTGAAATCTACATCTTGCTGGAAATAAATCTCTCTATACTCAGCTGAGCTGGACGTTGAGTTTAAGCACTGTGTGTAGGAGTGAAAAGACTCCTATATATGAGCTTATATATCCTGAAATTCACAATCAGACTGTTTTCATGTGCCTTGATTACTGATGAACTACATAAATGGTAACTACAGTGAACATGTATAGTTCTTATAACTGAAAATATGTAATGTATTGCTGAAGCTAGATTAAGCTATGATGCTCTAGCTGACAGCTCTCATTTGACAGAGTTTTAAAATAGTTTCTGGTTCGACTGCATCACATTACTAAATTTGATTAGTATAACTGCTAATGTTTCCCGTAATAAGGCTTCACACAGTTTCATATCTGATTCTTTCCAATTCTCTTGCCTGCTAATGCCATTTTGACTCTTTTTGAACAGGAACTGTCATTACCGGCAAAAGCTTTACAGTACTGGTAGTCATAACAAACCTCGTTCAAATGAAAAGACTCACGGAACTTAAGATAACAACATAGTGGGAAATTATGAAAATTGGCGATGGTTTCTTGCTCCAGGAACAATTCATAGCGGGGAAATCCTTtttcataagtgtgtgtgtgtgtgtgttacaggaagaaataaaaaaagatttttagaatATCTGTAGATTTCCTTTATGCCATTGGTGACTGATTTCCTGTTTGTGAACTGGACTTATtgtgatgtatttatttttcttcttttactttTGCTCTGTATGTTCTTTAAATagagatttttaattattaaatgaagTTTTGACAAGAAACATAACTTTATGCTTCATTACACATCATACCAGATACACATTTACATGTTAGTCTGATAACTGAACTTTAATTATGTTATATCACCACTTTACCAAACAGCTTTACTGGATTAGGCTTGTCAGGACAGTTACTGTTTCAGCAACTACTTCTGCTTATCTGTTGAAAGCTGATGAACTGGATCAGCTAGTCTTTTACATTTGCATTATTTGATTCGCATCATACACCTACCTATGAAATCATTCTGAAAAAACTCTCTCATGACAattgttattaaagttatttagTTTCTAAAACCTTATTTTCCTTCCGCCAATTAACATCTGGAGAATTTGGGCTTTATGTACAAACTGTATGTGATTGTTCTCAAGAGAGATTTTGtgctatgtacagttgaagtcagaattattagcaccatttgcattttttcttttttaagtatttcccaaatgatgtttaacagagcaaagaaattttcacagtatgtctgataatactttttcttctggagaaagccttatttgttttatttcggctagaataaaagcagtttaaaaaaataataataaaattaaggtcaaaattactagcccctttaagctatatatattttcgataatctacagaataaaccatcgatatacagtaacttaattaccctaacctgcctagttaacctaattaacctagttaagcctttaaatgtcactttaagctgtatagaagtgtcttgaaaaatatctagtcaaatattatttactgtcatcatggcaaagataaaacaaatcagttattagaaataagttattaaaactattatgtttagaaatgtgttgaaaaaaatctctctgttaaacagaaattggggaaaaaaataaacaggtgggctaataattcagggggtttaataataattttgacttcaactgtatatgaagagtttaaatgcaaaaacctctaaatgccgtttgGTATGTTCTTCTAAAATTTCAGTTTTTCTCAGACTCCTGTAGGTAGGCTCGGTAATTTTACTTGATTAATAACTGAACAGAAgagagtctgagaaaaatgctcattttaggagaaaatttaagatgacatttagaggtttttgtatctgaactctttaaatataatttcattatattttcattataaaattaGAAAATTATTATTCTAGTGTTTCAGAAAAGTGGTAGCTGTGTTATCATAGATTACAGAGAACTTCTCTTTATTCTTCAGAAGTTCTTCAGAGAAGTTCTAGTTCATCTTTCAGATGGACTGGTCAGATTTATAATGTTGGTGAAAGAAGACTTTAACTCTGGTTTCACCAAGGCTTTAATTGATCTAAATGTACAGCAAAATATAACGTTCTTAagaattttcagcagccattagTCCAATGTCAGATGACCTATCAgagattattttaataacaatactGATTCAAAGCGCAAGAAATATCTTGGTATCAATGCTGAAGCTACATAACATTTGATTGAAAACATTGATAGATTTAAGTATTCTTTGAtaagcagaaaataaaaaaaaacatcatctgttttaaatgtttatatacactGTCACACTTTGATGTCTTTATAATAACTGTATGTAAATAGATTATGATCTTTgtctattataataattaatagtatatctattgtaaataattatgataaataaataaaaatcttcatttCCCATAAAGGTAAGTTTGAATGCTTTATTACCTCTTTGATAGAAATGCCTTGTCATTATATAAACTACTgatattttatttcaacagtatCAAAaagaataatctttaaaaacatcCTGAAATCACAATAAGGTCATAAAAGAATATAATACAAAATCAGAGCTCCATTTTAgctatttaacaaaaataacctGAAAAGATTTTGTATAAAATGAAAGTGCGTTGATTCAGTATTTGTTTCAACAGGCAGACTGTGCAGCAAAATGATACATCTTGGCTAAAATATGTAACACGATCATAACGGCAAGTCTGAACAAAGTCAGACTTTTACAAATGCTTGCCAAGTGTAGCTCTGGTGAGAACAGTTCAACACAAAATGGATGATACACTCTCTTTAATCTCCATCTTATGGAGACCGTGGTATCTTTATACTTTTTCCAGCATGAGGATCTGAGTTCAAAAAAAGAGATCAGGTGTGTTTACACACAAATCTCAAGCATCTCTTATGAAACATTGATAGCTGAAATAACAAACTATAAATCTTTGATTTGATCTTTGTGACAAATACCAGGACATTGTGAAACGAGACACTGTAAAAGGACAGTATCTTCATGACGTCTTCTGGAGCTCCACGTTTCCGCCTGTTGTTCTGTGTGCGTGTGAAGGCGGAGGTGGGTTTTGTATGTAAGGTGTGTTCTCCATGAATGCCTCACTGGTTATTTGATAACTCTCAGGCCATTTTTCATAGGTTTTCACCTTTGTTCTTTAGAAGAAAGAATGAACCAGAAGAAAGGCAATGCTTTCAGTCCTCATTCAGTTCAAGAAACCATTGTAAAAATGCAGGTGTTGGAGCTGGTTCTGAACTAGGCTGGCAACCACCACTGCGCCATTTAGTAAAACACTTAATCCGGCGGTTTCTGAGGCAAAAGTTTCTGAATCTGCAATATGGATTTTTATAAACCATCTTCCATCTCCCATAATTGATTATTTTACAGATCCTGATGGACAGTGAAAGACTTTGAGATTGTCCAGAGATTCAAAACTTCTTTTATGCCTCCAAATGACTTGAGGAGAGAATAAACAAGATCTTTAGATGATACCAGACTGTATCTTGTACATTGGTGCTGAGAGATTTGGAGCAGACGCTCTCATGTCCACACTCAACCTGTAGGCTGGCTTAAAAGTAGGCTTGACTTCAGATTTGAACTGCGGTTTAGAGCCAGGTTTATAGTCAGACCTAAAGTCTTCTTTAGTCTCTGGTTTATACTCGGGCTTGCTCTCCAGCTCGTGCAAAGGAATAGTGCAGTTGCTGTCCTCATCTCGGTATCGTCCATTAATCGGTGTACTTCTTTTGTTATGCCGCTTGTATTTGTTAGCACAGCGACTGATGCGTTTGGCGATCAGATAGATGATCTCGCAGACACTGAGCACTATGCAGAGCGCTGACGCTCCCACCATGAAGTAGGTGAAGACTCTTTTCTCTGTGGGCCGGCCAATGTAACAGTCCACAACATTGGGACATGGCTGGACGTCACACTTCACCAGCCTTGGCAGGTAGAAGCTGTCGTAGATGTGGTGGAGGATGTACAGGAAGGTGATCTCAATGCCTGTCTTAGCAAAAAGACTGATCAGGTATGTCCACCACAGTCCACCGTGCTTCTTTCCTGTGTTGTCGTAGAGTTTAGTTTTGGCTTTGCGTTCCCGTTCATCACGGTATTTCACGTGCATTACAACCATTAGTGATGGACACGTGACGAAGATGAGCTGCAGGGCCCATAGTCTTATGTGGGAAATGGGGAAGTAGAAATCATAGCAGACGTTTGCGCAGCCCGGCTGCTTGGTGTTGCAGTCAAAGTCTTTCTGCTCATCACCCCAAACTCTCTCTGCCGCTACAACGTAAACCATGACCCTAAACACAAAAACCACTGAGAGCCATATCCGGCCAAATGCAGTGGAGTATTTGTTCACCCCGCTGAGCAGGGCTTGAAAAGTCTTCCAGTCCATGGCTCAGAGAAAGGCCAGCTCACTCTGGTGTCCTCTGAACACGTCTTTTGATCCTCTCTGACACTCAATCGGTCGGATAAAGAATCGGCAACCTGGAGACAGAAACAAACAGAAGTAATCAGAATAAGTGAACTTGTGTTCAACCAAAGTTAAAATTGGTACCATAATGTTATTCCAGTACAATCCaattccaaactttttttttttttcatgtgttacTGTACttaaactcttaaaaataatAGTCCTTCATTGGCATTAACTTTTCCATAGAGAGCATTTAATACctaataactagggccagacagcaTCTGCGGACGTTTATGTGGAATGACTTTGGGAGTATCATGacaaaaaacttaatatatgaaataaaaaataatacatttttaattagattagatccaattagatccacttatttggtaaacaaagcaagtctatcgtataatatatctactgaaagtcaaagacagaaaatgtacaattaatttacaaacaatattcaaaataaatcatctgaccattttaatattactattattatatcacaataaaataagtgaaattaatttaaaaactgaatattaatttacacaagtaaatacagagactcaataatgggctaaaaatctgtggatttctacacgcgcacagattccgtgtggatcTACTAATAACTAATACATAAACCTAAATACTCCCTTCATAACAATTAATAAATAGCAAACTATTGTgccaaaagtaaaaataattaatgggtgtgtatttttttatgtggaaTACAGTATGTTTTTCTTTGCCTTAGCCCATGTATAACAATACACTTACCTGTTCAACTGAATCTGGATGCTTTGGGGGAGGGAGGGGGGaagagttaaaatgtaaaaaaaaaaaaaaagtgtatttttatattaaatttcaaatgtttttttctacaataaaaaaaatgtttaaaaaaaaaataataattattattggttTATTAATATTGAGAATTGcacagtgtgagtaaatggtttaATTGTTGTATGTGGAACCAATAAACCCCACTTTAGaatctttattttaaagaattaCTTTTTACTATTTTTACCCTTCTGACATTTTATCAAAAAACGATGAGATAGCAGTACCATTGGCTTTTCTTTTGTTAACCTGTTAAACTGTTTCCCACTGTGCGAATCATTAGTTTACTGATTCAGTCAGAGTCTCCAGTACATGATTCACTTGGTTCACAACTCTAATTCAAAATTATCACAAAAATTAGGACATCCTAAACTTAAGTGCTTAATTCTTTGACTACTTTTAATCTTTAATGTACTTTTACTCATATGTGTACTTGGTCAACTACCACacattaaaagtgatttttttctaAAGAATATCCAAATCACAATGACTGATCTGATTCCTGAAATTAATTCACTGACTCAGTAATCTGATCAAAGCAGTTAGCAGCTCATTGGATGGCAGGATTATCAGTAATTAGTGACTATAATTTAAATCTGTTAGTCACTGTTTGATTTCAGAAGAGCTTTTAATATAATTCACTAATGCATCACTGTTGGCTATTTTTTGGAATATTTTGGCTTAGTTCTTTTACATTTTGTAACAATTTATGTACATAACACAGTGTTTgccacattgttttttttttttttggaactgaTAATAGTCAACACTTGATCGACACGTTTgccttttttgtcatttaatctCGCTGGTACTTTTGGTTTCTGATGTTTGAGAGTGTGCTAACTTTTCCTCAGTCATTTTAATCTTTGGGGATTTTTTGATCTACACGCCTATAGGACCACGTTTGAAGTCAAAGTgagtttttggttgttttttcatAAGACAGTGTGACGATATCaagttgaataaataatgacaacatTCACagagaactatccatttaaatagTCTAAATTATGTTCAAATTATAAATGTCTTCCCTGCctgaaaaaaagacaataatagaAACAACAGTTAGGATTCCACTTCAAAAACAACTATAAACATGACAAATAACCATTAAACTAGTTAACCATTAAAACCAGTGCATTTTACTGAATTTTAGGACAAATTCAATCAGGATTTTAAAGCTGCCAGGAGAAAACATAAAATTAGCGTGCGACTCCAGGACCATGATAGTTTCTATTAAAACCTAATAAATTTCCATTATaaccattaaaacattatttgaagGTTTTTATTTGTTTCCTTGACAGGAGGAGAGTTGGGCAAGTTACTTCAAATtatcaaagtcatatttatattacttttcaAATTACTATGCAAGTATTTTAATTCAGAAGTTTAAGTGACACAATACAAATTAAAATCCCTAAACTAAAATATAGATTGAactcttttaattcttttattggttttaatttaacttaaatgtattttttgtaaaataaataaataaataaaaataaataaataacaataaataattttctacaaaaatatttatataacaaaaatacaattactctgcttctctcgATTGAACGATatagaactgttgaatttatttacagtatatgagACAAGTAGAATACAGGTAACTATAAAATTACCTAATAATGAGCAGTTATCCCTTACTGTAAAAGAAAAGTAACTTAAAGTGCACCCAAAACACAGGTACAGTGTATCAGAACAGCTATAAAATCATTACTCTCTTAGCAATTTTAGTGTTTTGCCTGAAATAAACAACCCACAATCAATATTTTCCTCAACTGGATGAATAAAGTTTATAAAGACCGCGTGTTAAAGATCGCATTTCAGCTCTTTAACAGTTTATTTTCTACAGTGAAACCATTGCGTTGCAACATTCGTATACAATTTATTTGTAATGGCGATCAAAATTTCCGAAATTAATTATACTATTTATAAGTTATTCCACACTGGCTCAGCCTACTTACTGTAAACGCTGTAAATGTAGTAAGCCTAGCTACTTTTTAAAGAAACGTTTAATTAGTTTGTCTTCAGTTAGCTCCAGCTGAGTTAAATCGATTTTATCGAAATGACAGGTCGGTAAATGAACGGACGTTTTAATGTGTCGTCTTTTGAGCAGTGAAAAGCCTCTTGAATTGCTTCGAAAAACAAAATTCATTACTTACGTTAGCTGTTTGGCGTCTCTTATTATTGAACGGCTGTAAACTCTTCTCtgaggacttttttttttggcttctctgTGGATCTGGTTTGGTAACCCGCCTCACTGAAGATGGGTGGAGTTCATATCCACACTTCAGGTTTACAGCAAACCTCTTACTTTAAAGATTGCAAGCTAATCAAACACAAACTTTCATTTCAACGCTATTAAGATCATCCTGCCATTACTATGtctgaaatatgaaatattaagaacaaaacatgtttctgcaGTTACATTGTTAACTGACTGTATGAAttcataaaaccttttttttttttaagtttattattattatagtgctGCATTGTGTTTTGTGGGACAAATAGAAAACCCTTGCCTGTGCAGCCTAGAAACATTTTCCATCTTATTGCACAATAAATAAGACTGCCTTTGTTTGGACAGCTCTGTCAAGTACACACTGCGTGTTAGTGGTTTGTGGTGTTGCCAACGTCTGCAGGCGGCTTCTCTGTGTTCAGACTTGAATGTCTGTGCTCCATAGTCACATAAAGGACCACACCTCGTCCCGAACAACAGCTTTAGAGATGTTTTCATGGGTTTTTGTTGCTTAGAAGCTCGTCACGGTGTAGATGGTCTCTGGGGCATACTTGAAATATTTTGTCAGGCGGTTTTATGCTAAGAATCCAGTTCTAATTACCTTGGGTAATTAGTGTTTATGTGTTCCAAGTAACTCTCTTGCATTTAGTTAGGGATAGAGAACACTTTTTTTCCTAAAGTTCTTTTATGTGGACATGAATTTGTCTCAGCTTGATTCTTCTTATAACATGAATGCAAGCAATTGTGGGAACCTAATGGTTAAGGATTTGTTCTGGTTATGAAAAAAAACACTGCCGGTTTGGTCCCAAGTCACCCAGAAATGGAGTTTTCCACAGGAACAGTCTTTAGGAGGGATTCTGTTCAGTCACACGCATGAAGCTCTCTGACTCACTGCTTAAACCTCTTGATGATTCATTCTTCGATCCTGGCATAAAAAGAGCTATAGCTTTAAAAGCTGCCCTCTGTCATTTTGTCTTGCCAGTCTTCTTCTCTGTGTGTTTTTAGAGCCTTTCAGCAACTCATACCTGCTTTGAGTTATTCAGAAATCAGGCATGTATTCTGTCTGAACTTGTTTGTTCAGCACGAGGAAACATTATGAAACAATGTAGAAGAGGCTCTGAACCAGATCGTGCAGGTCTGTTTTTAAAACtggtttacttttgtttttgtgtggGAATTATTAATCCCACTTGCGTGCACTTCGAGAATTTGAACTTTAAAACATCATGCTTGTTCATAAACAGTAGGTATGGTTTGCGAATGTTGGTGCCTACAGATTGGCCAGATAACAATGATCAAAAGAGATGGAGAGGAAGTAAAGCGAGAGCACAATGAACAGGGAGTGGAATGTCGGTTTGCATTGAAAAAGGGAAAAGACTTGTCTGTTCGGTTTCACACCTTAAGAATGTGAATGTGACTCACAAACCTGTTTCAACATGATATAACTACATCTACCCTACCCATTCACTGTACAGGGGTTATGAAGATAGCatgaaaaacagacagacaggccAGCTC encodes:
- the gjb3 gene encoding gap junction protein beta 3 yields the protein MDWKTFQALLSGVNKYSTAFGRIWLSVVFVFRVMVYVVAAERVWGDEQKDFDCNTKQPGCANVCYDFYFPISHIRLWALQLIFVTCPSLMVVMHVKYRDERERKAKTKLYDNTGKKHGGLWWTYLISLFAKTGIEITFLYILHHIYDSFYLPRLVKCDVQPCPNVVDCYIGRPTEKRVFTYFMVGASALCIVLSVCEIIYLIAKRISRCANKYKRHNKRSTPINGRYRDEDSNCTIPLHELESKPEYKPETKEDFRSDYKPGSKPQFKSEVKPTFKPAYRLSVDMRASAPNLSAPMYKIQSGII